One genomic region from Spirulina subsalsa PCC 9445 encodes:
- a CDS encoding ABC transporter substrate-binding protein: MLSKSNHLSRRFVLQLLGGTGLAIAFSSCRAQTPSTTAPLRIGLNVGNVPWEFENEAGELVGFEVDMIRIIAEQLNRPLEFLDLPFIDLFPSLLSQRIDIAMASITITAERKENFDFAQPYYDSDQSLTAKADSNINRLEQKC, translated from the coding sequence ATGTTATCTAAATCTAATCATCTTTCTCGGCGCTTTGTGTTACAATTGTTAGGAGGGACAGGATTGGCGATCGCCTTTAGCAGTTGTCGCGCCCAAACCCCAAGCACAACAGCCCCCCTGCGCATTGGCTTAAATGTTGGGAATGTGCCGTGGGAGTTTGAAAACGAGGCCGGGGAATTAGTTGGTTTTGAAGTCGATATGATTCGGATTATTGCCGAACAACTCAATCGCCCCTTAGAATTTTTAGACCTACCCTTTATTGACCTTTTTCCCTCCCTACTCTCCCAACGGATTGATATTGCAATGGCCTCCATTACCATCACGGCTGAACGGAAGGAAAACTTTGATTTTGCCCAACCTTATTATGATAGTGATCAATCTTTAACAGCCAAAGCAGATAGTAATATCAACCGTTTAGAGCAGAAGTGTTGA